From a region of the Streptacidiphilus albus JL83 genome:
- a CDS encoding carbohydrate binding domain-containing protein — translation MERASQVNRTGRATHGQTALRRSLAGVSAAAVISTGLVMAGTVTAGAATTNLVANPGFESGLADWTCSSGTATTVSSPVHSGVSALEATPTGQDDAQCTQTISVQPNSQYTLSAYVEGSYVYLGATGTGLTAAAPSTWTASSPSYSQLNVGFSTGSATTSVTIYLHGWYGQPAYYADDVSLTGPAGSSPPPTTAPPTTAPPTTAPPTTAPPTTAPPTTAPPTTAPPTTAPPTTAPPTTTPPGGATCPTKPKPAGKVLQGYWENWDNSSVHPGMGWIPIEDGRIAANGYNVINAAFPVILSDGTVEWQNGMDTGVQVPTPAEMCQAKAAGETILMSLGGANAGIDLSSSAVADKVVATLVPILKEYNFDGIDIDLETGLTDSGNINTLSTSQANLETIIDGVMSQMPAGFGLTFAPETAYVTGGSITYGSIWGSYLPIIKKYADNGQMWWLNMQYYNGSMYGCSGDSYEAGTVQGFTAQTTCLNNGLVVQGTTITVPYDKQVPGLPAQPGAGGGYMTPSLVSQSWNAFGGSLKGLMTWSINWDGSLGWTFGDNVKSLQGR, via the coding sequence GTGGAACGCGCATCGCAGGTGAACCGCACCGGCCGCGCCACGCACGGGCAGACCGCCCTGAGGCGCTCCCTTGCCGGGGTGAGTGCCGCCGCCGTCATCAGTACCGGGCTCGTCATGGCCGGCACGGTCACGGCCGGGGCTGCCACCACCAACCTGGTGGCCAATCCCGGATTCGAAAGCGGACTCGCCGACTGGACCTGCTCCAGCGGCACCGCCACGACCGTCAGCAGCCCGGTCCACTCCGGCGTCTCCGCGCTCGAAGCCACGCCGACCGGCCAGGACGACGCCCAGTGCACCCAGACCATCAGCGTGCAGCCCAACTCCCAGTACACGCTGAGCGCTTACGTCGAGGGCAGCTACGTCTACCTGGGCGCCACCGGCACCGGCCTCACCGCTGCTGCCCCCTCCACCTGGACGGCGAGCAGCCCGTCGTACAGCCAGCTCAACGTCGGCTTCAGCACCGGGTCGGCCACCACCTCGGTGACCATCTACCTGCACGGCTGGTACGGGCAGCCCGCGTACTACGCGGACGATGTGTCGCTCACCGGCCCCGCCGGCAGCAGCCCCCCGCCGACCACGGCCCCGCCGACGACGGCCCCGCCCACTACGGCCCCGCCCACCACCGCTCCACCGACTACGGCCCCGCCGACCACCGCTCCACCGACCACGGCCCCGCCCACGACCGCCCCGCCCACGACCGCCCCGCCCACCACCACGCCGCCGGGCGGCGCCACCTGCCCCACCAAGCCCAAGCCGGCGGGCAAGGTCCTGCAGGGCTACTGGGAGAACTGGGACAACTCCAGCGTCCACCCCGGCATGGGCTGGATCCCCATCGAGGACGGTCGGATCGCCGCGAACGGCTACAACGTCATCAACGCCGCCTTCCCAGTGATCCTCTCGGACGGCACCGTCGAATGGCAGAACGGCATGGACACCGGCGTCCAGGTGCCGACCCCCGCCGAGATGTGCCAGGCCAAGGCGGCCGGGGAGACGATCCTGATGTCGCTCGGCGGTGCCAACGCAGGCATCGACCTGAGCTCCAGCGCCGTCGCCGACAAGGTCGTGGCGACCCTCGTCCCCATCCTCAAGGAGTACAACTTCGACGGAATCGACATCGACCTGGAGACCGGCCTGACCGACAGCGGCAACATCAACACGCTGTCCACCTCCCAGGCCAACCTGGAGACCATCATCGACGGCGTGATGTCCCAGATGCCCGCGGGCTTCGGCCTGACGTTCGCTCCCGAAACCGCCTACGTCACCGGCGGAAGCATCACCTACGGGTCGATCTGGGGCTCCTACCTGCCGATCATCAAGAAGTACGCCGACAACGGGCAAATGTGGTGGCTGAACATGCAGTACTACAACGGCAGCATGTACGGCTGCTCCGGCGACTCCTACGAGGCGGGCACCGTCCAGGGCTTCACCGCGCAGACCACCTGCCTGAACAACGGCCTGGTCGTCCAGGGCACCACGATCACGGTGCCCTACGACAAGCAGGTTCCCGGCCTGCCGGCCCAACCCGGCGCGGGCGGTGGCTACATGACACCGAGCCTGGTCAGCCAGTCGTGGAACGCCTTCGGTGGTTCGCTCAAGGGGCTCATGACCTGGTCGATCAACTGGGACGGCTCACTGGGCTGGACCTTCGGCGACAACGTCAAGTCCCTCCAGGGCCGTTGA